A window of the Scleropages formosus chromosome 5, fSclFor1.1, whole genome shotgun sequence genome harbors these coding sequences:
- the osgep gene encoding tRNA N6-adenosine threonylcarbamoyltransferase has protein sequence MTVVIGFEGSANKIGVGIVRDGEVLANPRRTYITPPGQGFLPSETSKHHRGVILTVLREALQQAALKPADIDCVAYTKGPGMGAPLVTVAIVARTVAQLWRKPLLGVNHCIGHIEMGRLITHANNPTVLYVSGGNTQVIAYSEKRYRIFGETIDIAVGNCLDRFARVIKISNDPSPGYNIEQMAKKGSQYVELPYTVKGMDVSFSGILSYIEEVAHKMLGSGQCTAEDLCFSLQETLFAMLVEITERAMAHCSSQEVLIVGGVGCNLRLQEMMRIMCMERGAKVFATDERFCVDNGAMIAQAGWEMFRAGQLTDLADSWITQRYRTDEVEVTWRD, from the exons ATGACCGTGGTCATCGGGTTTGAGGGCAGCGCCAACAAGATAGGAGTCGGGATTGTGCGAGACGGCGAGGTTCTGGCCAACCCGAGGCGCACGTATATCACCCCCCCTGGACAAG GGTTTCTGCCCAGTGAAACTTCGAAACATCATCGCGGTGTCATCCTCACGGTCCTCAGGGAAGCCTTGCAACAGGCAGCTTTGAAACCTGCTGACATTGACTGTGTTGCTTACACAAAAG GTCCAGGGATGGGTGCCCCTCTTGTAACGGTGGCCATTGTAGCTCGCACCGTCGCccagctttggaggaaaccgtTGCTGGGAGTGAATCACTGCATTGGACACATTGAAATGGGACGCCTGATTACCCACGCCAATAACCCCACTGTGCTGTATGTCAGTGGGGGCAACACACAG GTTATTGCATACTCCGAGAAACGATACCGAATATTTGGGGAAACGATTGATATCGCTGTGGGGAACTGTCTTGACAGATTTGCAAGGGTGATTAAG ATCTCCAATGATCCCAGCCCTGGATACAATATTGAGCAGATGGCAAAGAA GGGCTCTCAATATGTGGAACTTCCGTACACAGTGAAGGGGATGGATGTGTCTTTTTCGGGGATCTTGTCGTACATTGAG GAGGTGGCTCATAAAATGCTGGGATCTGGGCAGTGTACAGCAGAGGACCTTTGTTTCTCTCTTCAG GAGACCCTGTTTGCGATGCTGGTGGAGATCACAGAGCGAGCCATGGCCCACTGCAGTTCCCAGGAGGTTCTGATTGTTGGTGGTGTGGGCT GCAACCTCCGCCTACAGGAGATGATGAGGATCATGTGTATGGAAAGGGGTGCCAAGGTTTTTGCTACAGATGAAAG gtTTTGTGTTGACAATGGTGCAATGATTGCACAGGCTGGATGGGAGATGTTTCGGGCAGGACAGCTGACTGACCTGGCAGACTCCTGGATTACTCAGAG GTACAGGACAGATGAGGTGGAAGTCACTTGGCGAGATTAA
- the mterf2 gene encoding transcription termination factor 2, mitochondrial isoform X1, with product MLRFTAAPLFVHCRGLRRCAKDGRPRCAPSFSQAENKLAVDSFQQHSADVQKIRKLEGWVLFQSTAYVENVAALLRDLGADGKLIAHVLEQCPEAVLCSPEEVEAQTELWTSVCSNKNELLKIITMFPSAFFTRSDHTNQMANIRYFRGIRLNKRIIRKLMAAAPQSFSNPVEKNHEMIHTLKETYMSLGGSESNMKIWLQKIISQNPFILLKSPRSVEDNVMFLRDRGFSSKELLQLLSRLRGLITELNPDSVQATLEYCQEALQCSQNELKEIILKCPSIIYYSVSTLADRLNGLLKAGVSLSQIKSTPTILELTTQIVMFRIQKLRSCGYDVRTGSLESVNGTKKDFEKSYGRLQLREERPLFNPVIPLKIKDD from the coding sequence ATGTTACGATTTACTGCAGCGCCTTTGTTTGTTCATTGCCGCGGTTTACGGCGTTGTGCCAAAGACGGCAGACCTCGCTGCGCTCCGAGCTTCAGCCAAGCGGAGAACAAGCTCGCCGTGGACTCTTTTCAGCAGCATTCTGCGGATGTCCAGAAGATCCGCAAGCTCGAAGGATGGGTGTTGTTCCAGAGCACCGCGTATGTGGAAAACGTAGCTGCCCTCCTGCGGGACTTGGGAGCTGACGGGAAGCTGATAGCCCATGTCTTGGAGCAGTGTCCCGAAGCAGTTCTGTGTTCTCCTGAGGAGGTAGAAGCTCAGACGGAGCTATGGACGTCCGTCTGCTCCAATAAGAACGAGCTTCTTAAGATTATTACAATGTTTCCCTCTGCCTTCTTCACCAGGAGTGACCACACGAACCAGATGGCAAACATTCGGTACTTTCGGGGCATTCGCTTGAATAAACGCATCATCAGGAAGCTGATGGCCGCCGCACCGCAAAGTTTCTCCAATCCAGTGGAGAAGAACCATGAGATGATCCACACACTAAAGGAGACCTACATGAGTCTTGGGGGCAGTGAAAGCAATATGAAGATCTGGCTGCAGAAAATAATCAGTCAGAACCCTTTCATTCTACTCAAATCTCCACGATCAGTAGAGGACAACGTAATGTTCCTTCGAGACAGAGGCTTCTCCTCTAAagagctcctccagctgctttcGAGGTTAAGGGGCCTTATCACAGAGCTGAACCCTGACAGCGTGCAGGCGACCCTAGAATATTGCCAGGAGGCCCTGCAGTGCTCACAGAATGAATTGAAGGAGATTATTCTCAAGTGTCCCAGTATTATCTACTATTCTGTTTCTACTCTAGCAGATCGTTTAAATGGACTTTTGAAAGCAGGTGTTAGTTTGAGTCAGATTAAGAGCACACCTACTATCCTCGAGCTGACCACACAAATTGTAATGTTCCGGATCCAGAAACTGCGGTCTTGCGGCTATGACGTCAGAACGGGAAGTCTGGAAAGTGtcaatggaacaaaaaaagactTCGAAAAGAGTTATGGCAGATTGCAGCTCCGTGAGGAGAGGCCCCTGTTTAACCCTGTTATCCCCTTAAAAATCAAAGATGATTGA
- the mterf2 gene encoding transcription termination factor 2, mitochondrial isoform X2, with protein MSWSSVPKQFCVLLRRSDHTNQMANIRYFRGIRLNKRIIRKLMAAAPQSFSNPVEKNHEMIHTLKETYMSLGGSESNMKIWLQKIISQNPFILLKSPRSVEDNVMFLRDRGFSSKELLQLLSRLRGLITELNPDSVQATLEYCQEALQCSQNELKEIILKCPSIIYYSVSTLADRLNGLLKAGVSLSQIKSTPTILELTTQIVMFRIQKLRSCGYDVRTGSLESVNGTKKDFEKSYGRLQLREERPLFNPVIPLKIKDD; from the exons ATGTCTTGGAGCAGTGTCCCGAAGCAGTTCTGTGTTCTCCTGAGGAG GAGTGACCACACGAACCAGATGGCAAACATTCGGTACTTTCGGGGCATTCGCTTGAATAAACGCATCATCAGGAAGCTGATGGCCGCCGCACCGCAAAGTTTCTCCAATCCAGTGGAGAAGAACCATGAGATGATCCACACACTAAAGGAGACCTACATGAGTCTTGGGGGCAGTGAAAGCAATATGAAGATCTGGCTGCAGAAAATAATCAGTCAGAACCCTTTCATTCTACTCAAATCTCCACGATCAGTAGAGGACAACGTAATGTTCCTTCGAGACAGAGGCTTCTCCTCTAAagagctcctccagctgctttcGAGGTTAAGGGGCCTTATCACAGAGCTGAACCCTGACAGCGTGCAGGCGACCCTAGAATATTGCCAGGAGGCCCTGCAGTGCTCACAGAATGAATTGAAGGAGATTATTCTCAAGTGTCCCAGTATTATCTACTATTCTGTTTCTACTCTAGCAGATCGTTTAAATGGACTTTTGAAAGCAGGTGTTAGTTTGAGTCAGATTAAGAGCACACCTACTATCCTCGAGCTGACCACACAAATTGTAATGTTCCGGATCCAGAAACTGCGGTCTTGCGGCTATGACGTCAGAACGGGAAGTCTGGAAAGTGtcaatggaacaaaaaaagactTCGAAAAGAGTTATGGCAGATTGCAGCTCCGTGAGGAGAGGCCCCTGTTTAACCCTGTTATCCCCTTAAAAATCAAAGATGATTGA
- the LOC108931960 gene encoding optineurin-like isoform X1, with translation MRRESGSCPMASNSCPTVNGKVAAQDAQGGSAVRPSAHMGSLEETLHQMNILIKENRDLKEALKHTNFAMKERFEGLSAWKEKQKEERDFLEGKLEEAKKHVTVLNKQNEELRVKLLTLEEKTGGSAQGEASSQNSELEVLKAQIARLQAEKNDLVALNSELQLKMGQGSPEDSFIEIRIAKEGEVNLTKDFPSIQKETSASSLPKCNMTASCLQSEELTVSKLLQSLRKEVQKVEKLELELQAARERPSDPGVRIRKNAETQTSLLMPERDCSAALVAETAVYECDGKTQHAARAVENEPATEVESLKAQMMTLFKDLQQAQSNLNNAEEMKKTLQERCRELEQDRTMLRTQLVEKHHVQELNERLKLQMESIESVNKIEHKRAEDDRKNLAQLRDAYTKLFEDYNEMKEQRKKNQLVSKEELGELQSRLSAAEQALVAKQLQIDEMKQEIFKKEQELETLSVFQAQAEVYSSDFYAERAAREKIHEEKERLAAQLEFVKKQNSQLQEEMDSLGRKTLNEMQRRHVSRGASPHGAVSHNLPVSRGPEGRDWQQQVKIPEHACPKCNEILPDLDSLQIHIMDCII, from the exons ATGAGGAG AGAATCTGGCTCCTGCCCGATGGCTTCCAACAGCTGTCCCACAGTGAACGGGAAGGTGGCTGCGCAGGACGCCCAAGGTGGCTCTGCCGTCCGACCCTCCGCCCACATGGGCTCTTTGGAAGAGACCCTCCATCAGATGAACATACTGATCAAGGAGAATCGGGACCTGAAGG AAGCTCTAAAGCACACTAATTTTGCAATGAAGGAACGTTTTGAAGGGCTGTCTGCCTggaaggagaagcagaaagaGGAGCGGGACTTTCTGGAAGGAAAATTGGAAGAGGCAAAGAAGCACGTGACTGTTCTCAACAAACAGAATGAGGAACTGAGGGTCAAGCTATTGACCCTGGAGGAGAAAACAGGTGGAAGTGCTCAG GGTGAAGCAAGCAGCCAGAACTCTGAGCTGGAGGTATTGAAGGCTCAGATTGCCAGGCTGCAGGCCGAGAAAAATGATCTAGTGGCTCTGAACTCCGAGCTGCAGCTGAAGATGGGTCAGGGCTCCCCTGAGGACTCCTTCATTGAGATCAGGATTGCC AAGGAAGGAGAGGTAAATCTGACTAAAGATTTTCCAAGCATCCAAAAAGAGACATCTGCATCTAGCTT GCCCAAGTGTAACATGACTGCGTCCTGCCTGCAGTCGGAGGAACTGACAGTTAGCAAGTTGCTGCAGTCTCTAAGAAAGGAGGTCCaaaaggtggagaaactggAACTTGAGCTACAAGCTGCAAGAGAGAG GCCATCGGATCCTGGTGTTCGGATAAGGAAAAATGCCGAAACTCAGACTTCCCTGCTGATGCCAGAAAGGGACTGTTCAGCAGCTCTAGTCGCAGAGACAGCTGTATATGAATGTGAtggaaaaacacaacatgcagcTCGAGCAGTGGAAAACGAG CCTGCCACTGAAGTGGAGAGCCTGAAGGCCCAAATGATGACTCTGTTTAAAGACCTGCAGCAGGCTCAGTCCAATTTGAATAATGCTGAGGAAATGAAGAAGACACTACAAGAAAG GTGTAGGGAGCTTGAGCAGGACCGGACAATGTTGAGGACCCAACTGGTAGAGAAGCATCATGTGCAAGAATTAAACGAAAGACTAAAGCTGCAGATGGAGAGCATTGAGTCTGTCAACAAGATAGAACATAAAAGAGCAGAGGACGACAG GAAAAATCTGGCTCAGCTGCGAGATGCTTACACAAAGCTTTTTGAAGATTATAATGAAATGaaggaacaaagaaagaaaaaccag TTGGTCTCCAAGGAGGAGCTAGGAGAGCTTCAGTCCAGGTTGTCTGCTGCTGAACAGGCCCTGGTGGCAAAGCAGCTGCAGATTGATGAGATGAAGCAAGAAATCTTCAAGAAAGAGCAGGAACTGGAAACCCTTTCAGTGTTTCAGGCACAG GCTGAGGTATACTCCTCTGATTTCTATGCGGAAAGAGCAGCTCGAGAAAAAATTCATGAGGAAAAGGAACGCCTGGCAGCACAGCTGGAGTTTGTGAAGAAGCAAAATAGccagctgcaggaggaaatGGATTCCCTGGGCAG gaagACCCTCAATGAGATGCAGCGCCGCCATGTTTCACGAGGAGCGAGTCCACATGGTGCTGTTTCACACAACCTGCCAGTGTCCAGAG GTCCTGAAGGCAGAGACtggcagcagcaggtgaaaaTCCCAGAACATGCCTGTCCTAAGTGCAATGAGATCCTGCCTGACCTTGACAGTCTCCAGATCCACATTATGGACTGTATCATATGA
- the LOC108931960 gene encoding optineurin-like isoform X2, which produces MRRESGSCPMASNSCPTVNGKVAAQDAQGGSAVRPSAHMGSLEETLHQMNILIKENRDLKEALKHTNFAMKERFEGLSAWKEKQKEERDFLEGKLEEAKKHVTVLNKQNEELRVKLLTLEEKTGGSAQGEASSQNSELEVLKAQIARLQAEKNDLVALNSELQLKMGQGSPEDSFIEIRIAEGEVNLTKDFPSIQKETSASSLPKCNMTASCLQSEELTVSKLLQSLRKEVQKVEKLELELQAARERPSDPGVRIRKNAETQTSLLMPERDCSAALVAETAVYECDGKTQHAARAVENEPATEVESLKAQMMTLFKDLQQAQSNLNNAEEMKKTLQERCRELEQDRTMLRTQLVEKHHVQELNERLKLQMESIESVNKIEHKRAEDDRKNLAQLRDAYTKLFEDYNEMKEQRKKNQLVSKEELGELQSRLSAAEQALVAKQLQIDEMKQEIFKKEQELETLSVFQAQAEVYSSDFYAERAAREKIHEEKERLAAQLEFVKKQNSQLQEEMDSLGRKTLNEMQRRHVSRGASPHGAVSHNLPVSRGPEGRDWQQQVKIPEHACPKCNEILPDLDSLQIHIMDCII; this is translated from the exons ATGAGGAG AGAATCTGGCTCCTGCCCGATGGCTTCCAACAGCTGTCCCACAGTGAACGGGAAGGTGGCTGCGCAGGACGCCCAAGGTGGCTCTGCCGTCCGACCCTCCGCCCACATGGGCTCTTTGGAAGAGACCCTCCATCAGATGAACATACTGATCAAGGAGAATCGGGACCTGAAGG AAGCTCTAAAGCACACTAATTTTGCAATGAAGGAACGTTTTGAAGGGCTGTCTGCCTggaaggagaagcagaaagaGGAGCGGGACTTTCTGGAAGGAAAATTGGAAGAGGCAAAGAAGCACGTGACTGTTCTCAACAAACAGAATGAGGAACTGAGGGTCAAGCTATTGACCCTGGAGGAGAAAACAGGTGGAAGTGCTCAG GGTGAAGCAAGCAGCCAGAACTCTGAGCTGGAGGTATTGAAGGCTCAGATTGCCAGGCTGCAGGCCGAGAAAAATGATCTAGTGGCTCTGAACTCCGAGCTGCAGCTGAAGATGGGTCAGGGCTCCCCTGAGGACTCCTTCATTGAGATCAGGATTGCC GAAGGAGAGGTAAATCTGACTAAAGATTTTCCAAGCATCCAAAAAGAGACATCTGCATCTAGCTT GCCCAAGTGTAACATGACTGCGTCCTGCCTGCAGTCGGAGGAACTGACAGTTAGCAAGTTGCTGCAGTCTCTAAGAAAGGAGGTCCaaaaggtggagaaactggAACTTGAGCTACAAGCTGCAAGAGAGAG GCCATCGGATCCTGGTGTTCGGATAAGGAAAAATGCCGAAACTCAGACTTCCCTGCTGATGCCAGAAAGGGACTGTTCAGCAGCTCTAGTCGCAGAGACAGCTGTATATGAATGTGAtggaaaaacacaacatgcagcTCGAGCAGTGGAAAACGAG CCTGCCACTGAAGTGGAGAGCCTGAAGGCCCAAATGATGACTCTGTTTAAAGACCTGCAGCAGGCTCAGTCCAATTTGAATAATGCTGAGGAAATGAAGAAGACACTACAAGAAAG GTGTAGGGAGCTTGAGCAGGACCGGACAATGTTGAGGACCCAACTGGTAGAGAAGCATCATGTGCAAGAATTAAACGAAAGACTAAAGCTGCAGATGGAGAGCATTGAGTCTGTCAACAAGATAGAACATAAAAGAGCAGAGGACGACAG GAAAAATCTGGCTCAGCTGCGAGATGCTTACACAAAGCTTTTTGAAGATTATAATGAAATGaaggaacaaagaaagaaaaaccag TTGGTCTCCAAGGAGGAGCTAGGAGAGCTTCAGTCCAGGTTGTCTGCTGCTGAACAGGCCCTGGTGGCAAAGCAGCTGCAGATTGATGAGATGAAGCAAGAAATCTTCAAGAAAGAGCAGGAACTGGAAACCCTTTCAGTGTTTCAGGCACAG GCTGAGGTATACTCCTCTGATTTCTATGCGGAAAGAGCAGCTCGAGAAAAAATTCATGAGGAAAAGGAACGCCTGGCAGCACAGCTGGAGTTTGTGAAGAAGCAAAATAGccagctgcaggaggaaatGGATTCCCTGGGCAG gaagACCCTCAATGAGATGCAGCGCCGCCATGTTTCACGAGGAGCGAGTCCACATGGTGCTGTTTCACACAACCTGCCAGTGTCCAGAG GTCCTGAAGGCAGAGACtggcagcagcaggtgaaaaTCCCAGAACATGCCTGTCCTAAGTGCAATGAGATCCTGCCTGACCTTGACAGTCTCCAGATCCACATTATGGACTGTATCATATGA
- the LOC108931960 gene encoding optineurin-like isoform X3: MASNSCPTVNGKVAAQDAQGGSAVRPSAHMGSLEETLHQMNILIKENRDLKEALKHTNFAMKERFEGLSAWKEKQKEERDFLEGKLEEAKKHVTVLNKQNEELRVKLLTLEEKTGGSAQGEASSQNSELEVLKAQIARLQAEKNDLVALNSELQLKMGQGSPEDSFIEIRIAKEGEVNLTKDFPSIQKETSASSLPKCNMTASCLQSEELTVSKLLQSLRKEVQKVEKLELELQAARERPSDPGVRIRKNAETQTSLLMPERDCSAALVAETAVYECDGKTQHAARAVENEPATEVESLKAQMMTLFKDLQQAQSNLNNAEEMKKTLQERCRELEQDRTMLRTQLVEKHHVQELNERLKLQMESIESVNKIEHKRAEDDRKNLAQLRDAYTKLFEDYNEMKEQRKKNQLVSKEELGELQSRLSAAEQALVAKQLQIDEMKQEIFKKEQELETLSVFQAQAEVYSSDFYAERAAREKIHEEKERLAAQLEFVKKQNSQLQEEMDSLGRKTLNEMQRRHVSRGASPHGAVSHNLPVSRGPEGRDWQQQVKIPEHACPKCNEILPDLDSLQIHIMDCII, from the exons ATGGCTTCCAACAGCTGTCCCACAGTGAACGGGAAGGTGGCTGCGCAGGACGCCCAAGGTGGCTCTGCCGTCCGACCCTCCGCCCACATGGGCTCTTTGGAAGAGACCCTCCATCAGATGAACATACTGATCAAGGAGAATCGGGACCTGAAGG AAGCTCTAAAGCACACTAATTTTGCAATGAAGGAACGTTTTGAAGGGCTGTCTGCCTggaaggagaagcagaaagaGGAGCGGGACTTTCTGGAAGGAAAATTGGAAGAGGCAAAGAAGCACGTGACTGTTCTCAACAAACAGAATGAGGAACTGAGGGTCAAGCTATTGACCCTGGAGGAGAAAACAGGTGGAAGTGCTCAG GGTGAAGCAAGCAGCCAGAACTCTGAGCTGGAGGTATTGAAGGCTCAGATTGCCAGGCTGCAGGCCGAGAAAAATGATCTAGTGGCTCTGAACTCCGAGCTGCAGCTGAAGATGGGTCAGGGCTCCCCTGAGGACTCCTTCATTGAGATCAGGATTGCC AAGGAAGGAGAGGTAAATCTGACTAAAGATTTTCCAAGCATCCAAAAAGAGACATCTGCATCTAGCTT GCCCAAGTGTAACATGACTGCGTCCTGCCTGCAGTCGGAGGAACTGACAGTTAGCAAGTTGCTGCAGTCTCTAAGAAAGGAGGTCCaaaaggtggagaaactggAACTTGAGCTACAAGCTGCAAGAGAGAG GCCATCGGATCCTGGTGTTCGGATAAGGAAAAATGCCGAAACTCAGACTTCCCTGCTGATGCCAGAAAGGGACTGTTCAGCAGCTCTAGTCGCAGAGACAGCTGTATATGAATGTGAtggaaaaacacaacatgcagcTCGAGCAGTGGAAAACGAG CCTGCCACTGAAGTGGAGAGCCTGAAGGCCCAAATGATGACTCTGTTTAAAGACCTGCAGCAGGCTCAGTCCAATTTGAATAATGCTGAGGAAATGAAGAAGACACTACAAGAAAG GTGTAGGGAGCTTGAGCAGGACCGGACAATGTTGAGGACCCAACTGGTAGAGAAGCATCATGTGCAAGAATTAAACGAAAGACTAAAGCTGCAGATGGAGAGCATTGAGTCTGTCAACAAGATAGAACATAAAAGAGCAGAGGACGACAG GAAAAATCTGGCTCAGCTGCGAGATGCTTACACAAAGCTTTTTGAAGATTATAATGAAATGaaggaacaaagaaagaaaaaccag TTGGTCTCCAAGGAGGAGCTAGGAGAGCTTCAGTCCAGGTTGTCTGCTGCTGAACAGGCCCTGGTGGCAAAGCAGCTGCAGATTGATGAGATGAAGCAAGAAATCTTCAAGAAAGAGCAGGAACTGGAAACCCTTTCAGTGTTTCAGGCACAG GCTGAGGTATACTCCTCTGATTTCTATGCGGAAAGAGCAGCTCGAGAAAAAATTCATGAGGAAAAGGAACGCCTGGCAGCACAGCTGGAGTTTGTGAAGAAGCAAAATAGccagctgcaggaggaaatGGATTCCCTGGGCAG gaagACCCTCAATGAGATGCAGCGCCGCCATGTTTCACGAGGAGCGAGTCCACATGGTGCTGTTTCACACAACCTGCCAGTGTCCAGAG GTCCTGAAGGCAGAGACtggcagcagcaggtgaaaaTCCCAGAACATGCCTGTCCTAAGTGCAATGAGATCCTGCCTGACCTTGACAGTCTCCAGATCCACATTATGGACTGTATCATATGA